A stretch of the Harpia harpyja isolate bHarHar1 chromosome 5, bHarHar1 primary haplotype, whole genome shotgun sequence genome encodes the following:
- the C5H18orf63 gene encoding uncharacterized protein C18orf63 homolog, translating into MNDTRHQSLFFVSLPELQKLCATTVTLSSQIPETETRNTQIKICRQLLFLHQDILSAPVIGTLNQLSVVMAIPFYKSGICQAYIEKQGATLEAPQTVSPAILQTCLSYTLTARLAPRWNKAGHLLVQGKDFLSHSGRQNAVVIDLNVSERQLCISVEPCSIRLPPPELGDFDISANTLKLFDSNENTVIHQHSILSNWCYVLPSMKMGQIINISHIIPPESPFRSYKEFQIHWKNLYGYILPEDLEETKIYFSVYFKPIGERFFTYPLSCIRSQPVQYFPRTDSESVLNSFLSDMKRNLSHICGFPVKMTSKALYATQELFRAPVREIKSKHMKLAGEMVCVVSLTQAPPRKQTLPRISSPCSMENSHWMERLFKEPETHTFPSSRKDTEKVSIGATEKSVNNRQIPEVPELPVVKSLGMLVNSAFELPPKKVSKIIPIFKGKLMQMNGKTTNQMNGKKREHAERHSPIKIMGVSSSMLSVCKSSITQVYKPVQNMSVKNPTHSSVLQVMNAKTYAKHGIPVFRWKTESGGQMTNSDFFDNSALGGNSNEVNHKKANPPSFLKNVGSVLQKSNINLSLNTHPSPTSSARRGKKFSSQNTTQVLEKQHESKKVHLQICKLDNEMTNSSLSQQQRKRSNEGVELNIHESVLNDTVCISKNEENKAACHSKVYIANTTSHHSKSNFEQMITGNEYLTCETLTSKLTSSVKESNMEASVKKGCARRRQKEEGYLKLKKAKRSKPSI; encoded by the exons ATGAATGACACCAGGCACCAGTCTCTGTTCTTTGTCAGTCTGCCGGAGCTACAAAAACTCTGTGCCACTACAGTAACACTGAGTTCTCAGATACCGGAAACTGAGACAAGGAATACACAGATAAAGATTTGCAG acagTTATTATTCCTGCATCAAGACATCCTTTCTGCACCTGTTATTGGAACACTGAATCAACTTTCAGTTGTAATGGCG ataccATTTTACAAATCAGGAATATGCCAAGCCTACATAGAGAAACAAGGAGCTACT CTGGAAGCACCACAAACAGTTAGTCCAGCCATTCTCCAAACCTGTCTCTCCTACACGCTTACAGCCAGACTTGCACCCAGATGGAACAAGGCTGGTCATCTCTTGGTGCAAG gTAAAGATTTTTTGTCTCATTCAGGAAGGCAAAATGCTGTTG ttatagACCTCAATGTATCAGAGAGACAGCTTTGCATTAGTGTGGAGCCTTGCTCAATTCGGTTGCCACCCCCTGAg ctgGGAGATTTTGATATTTCAGCAAACACCTTAAAGTTGTTTGACAGCAATGAAAATACAGTTATTCACCAACATTCCATATTAAGTAACTGGTGCTATGTTTTGCCAAG CATGAAAATGGGTCAGATCATAAACATCAGCCACATAATTCCTCCAGAATCTCCTTTCCGTTCATATAAAGAATTTCAGATACACTGGAAGAATCTG tatggaTATATTCTTCCAGAGGATCTTGAAGAGACAAAAATATACTTCAGTGTTTACTTCAAACCAATAGGGGAAAGGTTCTTTAC GTACCCTTTAAGTTGCATTCGAAGTCAGCCAGTGCAGTATTTTCCTAGAACAGATTCAGAAAGTGTGTTGAActcttttctttctgacatgAAGCGTAATCTTTCACATATATGTGGATTTCCAGTAAAGATGACAAGTAAAGCACTTTATGCTACACAGGAACTCTTCAGGGCTCCGGTGCGT GAAATAAAATCTAAGCATATGAAATTGGCTGGTGAGATGGTTTGTGTAGTATCTCTAACGCAGGCTCCTCCAAGGAAACAGACTTTGCCTAGAATTTCTTCACCATGCAGTATGGAAAACAGCCACTGGATGGAGCGTTTGTTCAAAGAGCCAGAAACACACACTTTTCCGAGTAGCCGTAAGGATACAGAAAAGGTTAGCATTGGAGCAACAGAGAAATCAGTGAATAATAGGCAAATACCAGAAGTACCAGAGTTACCAGTTGTGAAATCTTTAGGAATGCTTGTAAATTCAGCCTTTGAActaccccccaaaaaagtcagcaaaattataccaattttcaaaggaaagttgATGCAAATGAATGGAAAGACCACAAATCAAATgaatgggaagaaaagagaacatgCTGAAAGACATTCACCAATAAAAATTATGGGTGTTTCATCTTCTATGCTGAGTGTGTGCAAGTCTAGCATAACTCAGGTTTACAAACCTGTTCAAAATATGTCAGTCAAAAATCCTACTCATAGCAGCGTACTTCAGGTAATGAATGCGAAAACATACGCGAAACATGGTATACCTGTATTTCGATGGAAAACAGAGTCTGGTGGACAAATGactaattctgatttttttgataACTCAGCTTTGGGTGGGAATTCAAATGAAGTCAACCACAAAAAGGCAAATCCTCCTTCTTTTCTTAAGAATGTTGGGTCAGTGCTTCAGAAATCGAACATCAATCTGAGTCTGAATACACATCCATCTCCTACTTCCAgtgcaagaaggggaaaaaagttttcaagtcAAAATACCACGCAAGTTCTTGAGAAACAACACGAGTCAAAGAAAGTACATTTGCAGATTTGTAAACTAGACAACGAAATGACAAATTCCAGTTTATCACAGCAACAAAGAAAGAGATCAAATGAAGGAGTAGAGTTAAATATTCATGAATCTGTCTTAAATGATACAGTGTGCATctccaaaaatgaagaaaataaagcagcatgCCACTCTAAGGTCTATATTGCTAATACAACCAGTCATCATTCCAAGTCTAACTTTGAACAG ATGATTACAGGGAATGAGTATCTGACATGTGAAACACTGACCTCGAAACTGACTTCCTCAGTCAAGGAGAGCAACATGGAAGCATCTGTAAAGAAAGGTTGTGCCAGAAGAAGACAG AAAGAAGAAGGTTATTTGAAGTTAAAGAAAGCCAAAAGAAGTAAGCCTTCTATTTAG